TAAGTATGGAGTGCTGCACACCTTGTGAGTTCGTTAAATctaaattctttatttattatattttatttgaatggtcTGGATTTAAAAAGGTAACCTGTTAATcaggttaattattttttttacaaattttagatttttttggcAAGTCTCAGATATTGGGataaagttcaaaataaaaaattagtatataaatattaaaaataatatgtctgtacaaaaaaagttattagattttagaattaaaataaataatacagaaaaaataaattaaaaattcatgtaCCAAATCTAAANNNNNNNNNNNNNNNNNNNNNNNNNNNNNNNNNNNNNNNNNNNNNNNNNNNNNNNNNNNNNNNNNNNNNNNNNNNNNNNNNNNNNNNNNNNNNNNNNNNNAAACATTAAACATGAAcagaatgataaaaaatttagtactatataaatttaattaagaaatatttatacaacgtaaaaagcaaacaaacatataataatttttttttgtgcgaAACAAAagttcatataattttttattaacaatttttttattgaaatatgtcattttactatatttataatatattatttgggataattatatttttttagttaatatatattatttaaaaaatatttaaaatttattattttgtattaagaatattattaaaaatatattgttagtttttcttaaaataatattttcttttctttggttcaAATACTAtgacaataaattttttttacgtaaCTGTGTCtactcaataaatattatattcatatatttttatatagcatgtaaaataaataattaatgtttaaaaaagttaataaaagaaagaagtattttttttaccaattcTTAGGTGAATATAAagagattatgtcatttgaactataatttgttggcaaagaaagaaatactcttaattatatattaaatagaataattatttattaggctcatttttatacaaataaaaatttttcttagttttatatctgtaatattttataccaattagtttcagaatttaattattttttgaataaattaataaaaaaataatacaaataattgtttaaatataattgtattttaattttttattctattacgTACACGTTGAggttaatttgaaataaaagataatggaCTTGTTGTAACTGCCATGTATTTTGTGCTTTGACTGTGTCGTCATCTGAGAATCATGCGCCTTCATGGAAACCGGGATTCTTCTATAGAATCCGTTTTGTGTTTGGAGTTAGCTAGCCAGCAGTGGCGACAGATATGCGTCTTCCTTTTCTATGGCAGCAATTTTTCGGACTTTGATGGTCATTTATGGTAGAAGTGGAATAGGGTGGGTTAAAAAGCGTCAAAATCTATAACTAGCTAAAACGATAGTGGAAGCACCTGCCAGAAAACAAAACAGTGAAAATATTTGAAGACATCACATTGACAATAACAGAGTAACATAGGAATTAGTTTTTTTGTTAGTGCTGGTTTGTTTGTTCAGCccgtgataaaaaaaataatgataataataaataaattaaatttacctGATAACTTTTGATAGTAGGTTAACTTTTAAGGAGTGCTGCACTCCCTACTTTATCTGAAGTGCACTAACTTTCGCCCCATTTATGTattgaaaaagtaaagaaaaagaattaggCCCATTAGAAATTGTGTCCGTGTCATTATTTGTTTAAGAATATACCTAGTTATATTAACCACTTTGTGAATATGGGGTTTAATTTAATATTGTCGTCTCCTCTTTCATTTAGCAGGAGAAACATGAGTCGAGGCTAGAGAGTATTCTAAGAAATGCATCGATGGAGAATAACACAGTTATCATCACAAACTTGAATGATGCATGGGCAGaaccaggttcaatatttgatGTATTTCGAGAGAGTTTTCGAATTGGGAACGAGACACAACGATTCTTAAATCATTTGGTGGTAATTAATTGGGACCAAAAGGCACAGGTACGTTGCCAAGCCGTACACCCACATTGTTATCAAATTGAATCAAAGAGCGAGAATGCCACATCAAAGGAAGCATTTTTTATGACCAAAGACTACCTCCACATTGTGTGGAAAAAAATTGAGTTTCTTGGCCTTGTTCTTCAATTGGGCTACAGCTTTATCTTCACGGTACATACNNNNNNNNNNNNNNNNNNNNNNNNNNNNNNNNNNNNNNNNNNNNNNNNNNNNNNNNNNNNNNNNNNNNNNNNNNNNNNNNNNNNNNNNNNNNNNNNNNNNNNNNNNNNNNNNNNNNNNNNNNNNNNNNNNNNNNNNNNNNNNNNNNNNATTAATATCTTCTTCATTTGCAGTTGCACGCCACAATTATATTACTTTTTTCTTCtaatattcttaaaaaattttaaaaatatcctttaacgattaatttattttaattttatccgtaacatttttatagattttaattttgacagtcaatcattaatcaaatttttttttcaactctACCAATAAATATCAACAATCATTATcactatttttttcttccatGATCACCGTTGCCTTCAATAATTGCCGAGAGTGGATCATCTCCAATAAAAAAAACACTTGATGGTGTTAATTCACTTAATTGTTTAATCTCATCTTTCAttattctctctcatatttattttttgtcccatttataaaattaatagtgaggatcacactttattccctcaagtattaaaaaaattggaaaaaacaACCATTTATACCCATGAACTTTACGAACGCTGACAACAAAAGTACCAGTTAAAGAAGGAAACTAATGTTGTATCCATCAAAAATGGATTTCATACGACAAAAGTACCCAAATTCTAAATTTatgttgactttttaataaaatttcagaATTACCCCACCATTATCTTCAAcccttcctctcttctttcccaAATCTCAAACACCTCCATtgcctaaaaatcctaatttcaaTACCTAAAAATCCCAAATTACCATCTTCCTAACCCTAATTTCAATACCCCTTTCAGCAAATTTCAACCCtctctttattcttttcatcaATTTTACCACCTCCTTCACCAACACCATCATTACCACCACCGTCACCAACCGTCAGCCTCATCTTCTACCTTCTCCACTATCACAACCataaacaataacaacaacttcactctaacttttaattttacttcTCATCATCACTTCTCCAATCTCAAATCCTATCAACACTCTATTACCGCCATTACCATCACCACCCTTCCTCCCTCACTTTCAATACAATGTCAGAAGGAGAAGCACCTTTGGATgttaaaaattgaaactttgGCAAGATCGCTTTGGTGGGGTCGCATGTGAGTAACACAGGAATCTTACACATGATGGTGGTGATTCAGGAGAATGAGAAAGTTCaatttctttaattatataataaatttgtaatttGTACTGTTGTAAATATAGAACCTTTTTCCATGGAGTCCATGAGGTTGAAGTGGACCTAGGAGGAGTTGAATCGCACCACAGGACTTTGCGCGCTGGATCTCGGTTTAGTCTCACTTCCGGAACTTCTCCATCTAGCGTTGCGTGGGAACGGATGGATTGCCTGGTTGCCTTATTGTCGTCTTTGTCATCGTCAGCGTGGAAAGATGGCGGCAATGGTGGTTATTAGAGTAGTAGAGAATAGAAGGTGGTTAAGGTAGTGGCAATGGAAGTGTTTGAGATttggaaaagaagagaagatgggttgaagataaagaatggggtaattctagaattttattaaaaagccAACATAAATTTAAGATTGGGTACTTTTGTCGTACGGAATCTATCTTTGATGAATACAACGttagttttcttctttaatGGGTATTTTTGTCAGTGTTCGTAAAGTTCATAGGTACAAATGgttgttttttcaaaaaattgagagaatccATTTCCAATCACCGTCCGCTGTCACCGCCATCTGTCATGAACGATGCCATGATTATCACCCTTCATACTCACCACTGCCCAACTACCCCTTCAAACCCCAACCATGCTTCCATCACACCTCGTTCTCATATTCGTCGCAACACCATAAACCCTTTTCAGTTCATCAGAAACTCAATCGATAACCTCCATCCCACTCTCATCACCACCACATTTCTGTTATCATTCCTTTTACTCACTGCCACCccttccaaaatttttattaattcttacAACCTACCATCACCAAGAACAACAACGATATCAGCAACAGCAACAACCACCACTCAACAcagattttaataataaaaacaaaaatcataagCAAATGGCAAGAAAATCAACGATGACAAGCGAAATAGTGGAAAACATAAAGGTTGTTACTGCGAGCGATGAAGGAGGCAAAGGTGGTTGTGATAGCAACGAGGGTGAATAATAATGGTCATGACGAGAGAGTTGAAAAAAGGCTGAGGTGGTTGTAGCGCTAGTGAATGATTGAGAAGGTAAATGCGATGGCAGGGCATGGTGTATGAAAGAGGCAGAAAGGAGATGATGGTGTGAGGGAAAGGGGTttggaaagaagaaaggaagggTTTTCGAACGGAAATGATAATAATGAATATgttggtgaaaactcaggtcaCATGAAGTTGATACCTAAGAGCTGttggatgaaaatttagtcaaatcagtcaaatcatctatcAACTCTCAGGTATCAACTTCGCGTGAAATCGACTTCACTTGAGTTTCACCGAATATGTTTTAgggataaaattgaaagaaaaagttGATTAATTGTTGACTATCAAAAAATTATCTCtaaggaataaaattaaaatttactaaaattaaaataaaaaataaaaataaaatatgagtattttttaaaataataatttaattaaaaaattaaattcaaatattttggaTAAAATTTTCTAAATGTAACATTAAAAGACTAAATCAATACTTTACCTAAAGAACAATTGAAAGCagcattataaattataatgctcgtgttaaaagaaaatataatatttatggttttgttttttcttttctacaaaagaaaaaggttgTATGAAAATACCATCCTTATTTCCAAACTTAAGTATTGAATACACATACACCTTTACTAGGATTTAGACAGAGTCACTAAAAATTTGGAACAAAAGTTTTAACCGTGCTAAGAACTTCTAGTGACAAATTCGTTGGTTAATTTCCAATTGTTGGTAAAAGtcttaagaattatttttattgtccctacaaaattaactaaataaatgCCATGTATACTAAAACTGTTTTTTCttgtagtaaaaaaaaattaagaaactaaATATTGTTCTTTGATATCTTTATAGGATACTGATGTAATGTGGCTAAGGAACCCCTTCAAACATTTTCAAGAAGATGCAGATTTCCAAACTTCTTGTGATTATTTCACTGGAAACTCCTCAGATATGAATAATGCTCCAAACACAGGCTTCAGCTATGTAAAATCCAATGAAAAAACCATTTGGCTCTACAAGTTTTGGTTCAACTCTAGCAAACTTTACCCAAACTTGCATGATCAAGATGCGTTTAACATGATCAAGATTCACCCTAACATTTCCAGCATGAATTTGAAGATTAGGTTCTTAAGCACAACATATTTTGGTGGGTTTTGCCGGCCCAGTGACGACTTTAACCAAGTTTGTACAATGCATGCCAATTGTTGTGTTGGATTGGACAACAAAGTCAATGATCTTAAGATCTTGCTTCAGGATTGGAAAAATTACATGGCACTGCCTCAGATTGAGAAACAACAATCACATCGTTCTTGGACTGTTCCTCAACTTTGCAGGTAACGTAATTAACTTATGGTAACATGTGCCACAAAGATAGATAagattaattcattaattttttttataataccattaattaaaaaaatattatttacacaCTAAAATTGAtcgtatttaatttatttttaatatattttatattaataaataattttaatgtatatctaacataattattaattaagatataaatagttattaattaatcaCTTATATACTTATATACGTGATTAATTATATACTACTAATTAagtttaaaaaaagatttctttttatttttctcaaagaaaaatCGTTTAAAGGTGGATTTAATTTAGGAGATCACtttaataaagatattaaaaatgtcttttttttaaagacgtTTACATGTGTCATGATATTATTGGACATATTTATTAAAtcggttaataatttatttttaataaaacataacgaaattgatttattatagcaacaataataaacCCAATAGTTcgcattataattattagactcAATTTGATTCGATCGATTTACACAATCTAAACTGAATCATATTTAaactttttgataaaaaaaaataaatatattcctgatttttgttttaaaaaagaatCATAATCTAGTAGGTTATATAAATTGGTCGGTTTACCAGATTTCATAAGAATTaagtttattgttattgttataaaaaaaattaattttattctaatttattaaaaaattcaaaaataaccgATTTATTAATACATCCAA
The Arachis duranensis cultivar V14167 chromosome 5, aradu.V14167.gnm2.J7QH, whole genome shotgun sequence genome window above contains:
- the LOC107490756 gene encoding uncharacterized protein At4g15970-like isoform X2, which gives rise to MEVFHSIKDLVATRGSGYSNLLVRRPMQITVFCIGFAVLLMFLICNYPSPFRISTISNYFNGVSTKEKHESRLESILRNASMENNTVIITNLNDAWAEPGSIFDVFRESFRIGNETQRFLNHLVVINWDQKAQVRCQAVHPHCYQIESKSENATSKEAFFMTKDYLHIVWKKIEFLGLVLQLGYSFIFTDTDVMWLRNPFKHFQEDADFQTSCDYFTGNSSDMNNAPNTGFSYVKSNEKTIWLYKFWFNSSKLYPNLHDQDAFNMIKIHPNISSMNLKIRFLSTTYFGGFCRPSDDFNQVCTMHANCCVGLDNKVNDLKILLQDWKNYMALPQIEKQQSHRSWTVPQLCRF
- the LOC107490756 gene encoding uncharacterized protein At4g15970-like isoform X1 — protein: MEVFHSIKDLVATRGSGYSNLLVRRPMQITVFCIGFAVLLMFLICNYPSPFRISTISNYFNGVSTKEKHESRLESILRNASMENNTVIITNLNDAWAEPGSIFDVFRESFRIGNETQRFLNHLVVINWDQKAQVRCQAVHPHCYQIESKSENATSKEAFFMTKDYLHIVWKKIEFLGLVLQLGYSFIFTDTDVMWLRNPFKHFQEDADFQTSCDYFTGNSSDMNNAPNTGFSYVKSNEKTIWLYKFWFNSSKLYPNLHDQDAFNMIKIHPNISSMNLKIRFLSTTYFGGFCRPSDDFNQVCTMHANCCVGLDNKVNDLKILLQDWKNYMALPQIEKQQSHRSWTVPQLCRTSFQRMHQRHNKR